Proteins found in one Plasmodium knowlesi strain H genome assembly, chromosome: 12 genomic segment:
- a CDS encoding SICAvar, type I — MPDPSGAATQGGGLLGKWMEELLKNGGKTLTTPEKITVTEVCMKNENENFCNRLQCAKNYWQLTEGQSGNSNDNFWKERVEPELAKVLPAATTNDSASTHAYCKDNSMDSANRAACQLISSKLEQMYQNSNGSADPKNYSDQIIKCVLLREYAKKLKEKAKEGGFCSIDEGIKKAFENARNGKSVPCQWNEGEYENCSITTSGSSQNEEVKEKVKTLFNSKEETQDTGIQKTLAKFNENNSLCERVKCAAHWWEENNKTTGKNFWDNGVKPELEKLFKNMTTTNSSSLTTYCSSVGKEGSAGREACLLFAEGLEYMYKSTNDSGNAAEASFKRTMMCAVLNAYAKKVKEYAKKKGSCEINGGIDHALGKGKDIMNNAASSCGTGTNAANCFECTQDEQFDSCSIKTAGGKTENVKNKLEGMLDNDTTGLKESLDKICGGQCKDTKGLCGRVECVKKQWLEDRGTSSNENEMWTEVQKEVTKLDSALSDNGGSDGDVDSLCAAVTCTNGATDCVSKRTCKSMVKSLKDIHQMKENGSGSEGAKLNDRIFRSTMRCVALNALAEKLKQHAKQGGYACAVEKGIKGAFAAAGKEENRKKWCNDNGKGDGSCEECKEQKCISSTIENKNLLDEVMKKLNDGTTNTNIQFTLSEIKRKVTLCDRLQCLASRVQLTMGNNRADDFWGKEGGEVAKLWKELSQAMTDNGGQDKGGQCGTMDDGSGAANGRPATDPERKACNYLHAGFERLKTTPKNGTSTYPILSTNPLLRQTVGCLLLKEYAKKMKGKSTCVIDSGIEKAFKEWNEKINKSNGQCKDGSACIECKWDDNSTDTCPIATSGSTKESAKEKLKTILPPDDDQILTTTLTKINHMDKLCDYIKCAAPNWFKSKLPTTATGVGSSGTPGTPTKTWCDFWGEEGVKKILQDMFQQIEENGKGKPNRTICQHFGDGNEHSVERKACNYIIAGLKYVNDIKPNGSVGKDNPLLHRAVGCIALNLYADQIIEGSQEKCPIHESKIEKMFILGNAINNNSCLTSGSGSNNNVCFECTRYKDFKNCDLLVDKDLIGSTASGGSSPCNNDNDKNKEVPTQMKELLDKESNVEGTLSTINKMTTFCSELQCAAKKWNTTRGQTGTPSWDEIKVVLQDELEKLLKGMNDTTNQVNVSAQCDSVSSSSPNDTKGEITAKQKACKLFASGLKHISDIKDDTQNADGPLKRTMMCAALNLYADQLIKKAENQCPLDNKKLDQAIEHAFQQYNATMKNGTPPSCPSGSTNSCFICNRGKDFHNCRIGNNPKDKVKDKMEGLLEERDQSNPNSNKEKTLEKINQIETFCTQVQCAIKQHYRAKNGQTLPNGTEPSWKNIEDDAMHELKELLEDMMQPSKQKDVEQYCSDNDAHWYRYGHKKSKTNKAACLLFASGLKHIYGHVNARVKGPFKGPSFEQTMGCLFLKEYAKQLQTMANEKKKGHSWVHPLCEIDKGIKHAFNGSEKIMKSVLSECSSGPNGISCFVCTQNENDYKDCSIGSEKVQDKVKPMFEDDLTKQTHLQQTLENTVCPILLTDLLTPFLPLAPVSIGLSAMAYYLWKYFGPLGKGGARFRRSPAEIRGPSVQEQVLDHVQEAGSHEYRLVKERKPRSAATRTKRSGPVNRRTIIEIHFEVLDECQKGDTQLNQKDFLELLVREFMGSEFMEEEQVPKEDVFMEGVPMELVPIEEVPSLGSGLLV; from the exons caaaaaattattggCAATTGACGGAAGGACAGAGCGGCAACAGCAAC GATAATTTCTGGAAGGAACGCGTCGAACCCGAACTTGCGAAAGTCCTTCCTGCTGCGACTACGAATGATAGTGCCAGCACGCATGCCTATTGCAAGGACAATTCTATGGACAGCGCAAACAGAGCAGCATGCCAACTCATTTCTTCCAAATTAGAACAAATGTACCAAAATTCAAATGGGAGTGCTGATCCTAAGAACTATTCTgatcaaattataaaatgtgtTCTTTTAAGAgaatatgctaaaaaattaaaagaaaaagcaaaagaaggagggTTCTGTAGCATAGatgaaggaataaagaaggcaTTCGAAAATGCTAGGAATGGTAAGAgtgtcccttgccaatggaATGAAGGCGAATATGAAAATTGCTCCATTACCACAAGTGGCTCCAgccaaaatgaggaagtaaaggaaaaagtgaaaacacTGTTCAACAGCAAGGAAGAAACGCAGGACACCGGAATACAGAAAACCTTGGCTAAGTTCAATGAGAACAATTCCTTATGTGAACGAGTAAAATGTGCAGCGCATTGgtgggaagaaaacaacaagACCACGGGAAAG AATTTCTGGGATAACGGCGTCAAACCTGAACTGGAAAAACTCTTCAAAAATATGACTACTACTAATAGTAGTAGTTTGACCACATATTGCAGTTCAGTCGGGAAGGAAGGTAGTGCAGGAAGAGAGGCATGCCTCCTCTTTGCAGAAGGATTAGAATACATGTACAAAAGTACAAATGATAGCGGCAACGCTGCAGAAGCATCGTTCAAACGAACCATGATGTGCGCAGTACTAAATGCATACgccaaaaaagtgaaagaatatgcaaagaagaaagggagCTGTGAAATAAATGGGGGCATAGATCACGCTCTTGGTAAAGGTAAAGACATTATGAATAATGCAGCATCTTCATGCGGAACTGGTACTAACGCTGCTAATTGTTTTGAGTGTACACAGGACGAACAATTTGATAGTTGCTCAATTAAAACAGCTGGTGGCAAAACTGAGAATGTGAAGAACAAATTGGAAGGAATGCTGGACAATGACACAACAGGACTGAAGGAATCTctggacaaaatat GTGGTGGTCAATGTAAGGACACAAAGGGTTTGTGTGGTCGTGTAGAATGTGTAAAGAAGCAGTGGCTTGAAGACAGGGGGACATCCTCAAACGAG AATGAAATGTGGACCGAAGTCCAAAAGGAAGTCACCAAGCTTGACAGCGCCCTTTCTGACAATGGGGGAAGCGACGGCGACGTAGACAGTCTGTGTGCTGCCGTTACATGTACCAATGGTGCAACGGATTGCGTAAGCAAAAGAACATGCAAAAGTATGGTTAAATCATTGAAGGACATACAtcaaatgaaggagaacGGATCCGGTTCTGAGGGGGCCAAATTGAATGACCGAATATTTCGTTCTACCATGCGTTGTGTAGCACTCAATGCATTggcagaaaaattaaaacaacaTGCAAAACAGGGTGGTTATGCTTGCGCTGTGGAGAAAGGTATAAAGGGGGCCTTTGCTGCAGccgggaaggaagaaaatcgcAAGAAGTGGTGTAATGATAATGGTAAGGGGGATGGTTCCTGTGAAGAATGTAAGGAACAGAAGTGTATCAGTTCCACAATTGAGAACAAGAACTTGTTGGATGAAGTAATGAAAAAGTTAAACGATGGCACCACCAACACCAACATACAATTCACATTGTccgaaataaaaaggaaggtcaCTTTATGTGATCGTCTCCAATGTTTAGCATCTCGAGTTCAGCTGACCATGGGAAACAACCGTGCG GACGACTtctgggggaaggaaggcgGCGAAGTCGCCAAACTATGGAAAGAATTGTCACAAGCAATGACAGATAATGGGGGTCAAGACAAAGGAGGTCAATGTGGGACAATGGATGATGGCAGTGGCGCTGCCAATGGCAGACCTGCTACTGACCCTGaaaggaaggcatgcaattatttgcatgccggtttTGAACGACTGAAGACAACTCCAAAGAATGGAACTTCAACTTACCCCATTCTGTCGACCAACCCACTGTTaagacaaacagtgggttgtttactcctgaaggaatatgcaaaaaaaatgaagggtaAATCCACATGCGTCATTGATTCGGGTATAGAGAAGGCATTTAaggaatggaatgaaaaaattaataaatctAATGGACAATGCAAGGACGGTAGTGCTTGCATTGAATGTAAATGGGATGATAACAGCACTGACACTTGCCCAATTGCCACAAGTGGCAGCACCAAAGAGAgtgcaaaggaaaaattaaaaacaataCTACCTCCTGACGATGACCAAATCCTAACTACCACCCTAACTAAAATAAACCATATGGATAAGTTATGCGATTACATTAAATGTGCTGCCCCCAATTGGTTCAAAAGCAAACTGCCCACAACCGCGACTGGAGTTGGTAGTAGTGGTACTCCTGGTACTCCAACCAAaacttgg tgtgacttttggggggaggaaggcgtcaaaaaaatattgcagGATATGTTCCAACAAATCGAGGAGAATGGAAAAGGCAAACCTAATAGAACAATATGTCAACactttggtgatggtaatgaacatagtgttgaaagaaaagcttgtaattATATCATAGCAGGTTTAAAATACGTTAATGATATTAAGCCTAATGGTAGTGTTGGTAAAGACAACCCACTGCTCCATCGAGCAGTgggttgtattgctcttaacctTTACGCTGATCAAATAATAGAAGGATCGCAAGAGAAATGTCCCATTCATGAAtctaaaatagaaaaaatgtttattctTGGGAATGCAATTAATAATAATTCGTGCTTGACCTCCGGTAGtggtagtaataataatgtttgttttgaatgcacaaGGTATAAAGACTTTAAGAATTGCGACCTCCTGGTTGATAAAGACTTAATTGGATCAACAGCATCAGGTGGAAGTTCACCCTGCAATAACGACAACgacaaaaataaggaagtCCCAACCCAAATGAAAGAACTCCTCGATAAAGAATCCAATGTGGAGGGAACATTATCcaccataaataaaatgactaCTTTCTGTTCtgaactccaatgtgcagcaaagaaatggaacaCGACCAGAGGCCAAACTGGAACACCATCATGG GATGAAATAAAGGTTGTCCTTCAGGACGAATTAGAGAAACTTCTAAAAGGTATGAACGACACTACTAATCAGGTGAATGTTTCTGCACAATGCGACAGTGTCAGTTCTTCGTCGCCAAACGacacaaaaggagaaataactgcaaagcaaaaagcttgtaagctttttgcttcaggtttaaaacacatttctgatATTAAGGACGACACCCAAAACGCTGATGGACCACTTAAAagaactatgatgtgcgcagcacttaatctttatgctgatcaattaataaaaaaagcagaaaatcAATGTCCCctagataataaaaaattggatcAGGCAATAGAACACGCTTTTCAACAATATAATGCCACTATGAAGAATGGAACACCTCCTTCATGTCCATCTGGTAGTACAAATTCTTGTTTTATTTGCAACAGAGGAAAAGATTTTCACAATTGCCGAATTGGCAACAATCCCAAAGACAAAGTAaaggacaaaatggaaggtcTTCTCGAAGAAAGAGACCAATCCAACCCCAACAgcaataaggaaaaaacactagagaaaataaatcagATCGaaactttctgtactcaagttCAATGTGCAATCAAACAACACTACCGAgccaaaaatggacaaacacTTCCAAATGGAACAGAACCATCTTGG aaAAACATCGAAGATGACGCCATGCATGAATTAAAAGAACTTCTAGAAGATATGATGCAACCTTCGAAGCAGAAGGACGTTGAACAATACTGCAGTGACAACGACGCTCATTGGTACAGATATGGCCATaagaaaagcaaaacaaataaagcagcttgtttactttttgcttcaggattaaagcacatttatggccACGTTAATGCCCGTGTTAAGGGCCCTTttaagggcccatcgtttgaacaaacgatgggttgcttatttcttaaagaatatgcaaaacaattgcaaacaatggcaaatgagaagaaaaaaggacatagttgggtacatcctctttgtgaaatagataagggcataaaacatgcttttaatggaagtgaaaaaattatgaagagtgTATTATCTGAATGCAGCAGTGGTCCTAATGgtatttcttgttttgtgtgcacacaaaacgaaAACGATTATAAAGATTGTTCCATTGGCTCTGAGAAAGTACAGGACAAAGTGAAACCAATGTTCGAAGACGATCTAACGAAACAAACCCATTTGCaacaaacattagagaatacagtctgtcccatccttcttacggatctccttaccccttttcttccattggctcctgtctccattggcctttctgctatggcttattacctttggaag tattttggtcctcttggtaaaggaggagcacgtttccgaagatctcctgctgaaatacGCGGTCCATCcgtacaagaacaagtcctcgatcatgtgcaaGAAGCcggttcacatgaatatcgattagtgaaggaacgaaaacctcgttctgctgcaacgagaacgaaacgttctggtcccgtgaatcgtcgcacgattattgaaattcattttgaagtattggacgaatgtcaaaaaggggacacacaattgaaccagaaggattttctggaacttttggttcgagagttcatgggatcggaatttatggaagaagaacaggttcctaaggaagacgtttttatggaaggtgttccaatggaacttgttcccattgaagaggttccaagtttaggttccgggttactggtttaa